A portion of the Nitrospiraceae bacterium genome contains these proteins:
- a CDS encoding DUF3800 domain-containing protein, with protein MMLTFYGDESGTHDRSGTHPGSDVIAVAGYLAHEEDWKHFQGRWTKCLNKYHVDEFHLARFMRDKELPYRNWSKEKRDEFINELIAIARRHTCGGFGGLVVVDDYNKILPAQIKREHKHPYYFCFQMLIDILLSELDTLHLPAGEQVAFIFEQNQQFADGATESYKRIKQFRDKGNRLGSITFGSRKQHVPLQAADLIAYTIRAELSRFTKAKPRPDWGMELSRKKNLKIVYCSKDGLERYVQDIKNGKIKHAVSVSRSISQ; from the coding sequence ATGATGTTGACATTTTATGGTGATGAGAGCGGCACGCATGATCGGTCTGGTACTCATCCTGGATCAGATGTCATCGCTGTCGCGGGATACCTCGCACATGAGGAAGATTGGAAACATTTTCAGGGGAGATGGACAAAATGCCTCAATAAGTATCATGTTGATGAATTTCATTTGGCAAGGTTTATGCGCGACAAAGAATTGCCATATCGCAATTGGAGCAAGGAGAAACGTGATGAATTTATCAATGAACTTATTGCAATTGCTCGTCGTCATACGTGCGGAGGTTTCGGAGGATTAGTCGTAGTAGATGATTATAATAAAATTCTGCCCGCCCAGATTAAACGCGAGCATAAACATCCCTATTATTTTTGTTTTCAGATGCTAATTGACATTTTGCTGTCCGAACTCGATACACTTCATCTTCCAGCTGGAGAACAAGTCGCCTTTATTTTTGAGCAGAATCAGCAGTTCGCAGATGGTGCTACCGAGTCTTACAAAAGAATAAAACAGTTTCGAGACAAGGGTAATCGATTAGGCTCCATTACATTCGGATCACGTAAGCAGCATGTCCCTCTCCAGGCAGCTGATCTTATCGCCTATACAATAAGGGCCGAATTATCGCGCTTTACTAAAGCAAAGCCTCGTCCAGACTGGGGCATGGAACTTAGTCGAAAGAAAAATCTAAAAATTGTGTATTGCAGTAAGGATGGATTGGAACGATACGTTCAAGATATTAAGAACGGTAAAATCAAGCACGCTGTGAGCGTGTCGCGTTCTATTTCGCAATGA
- a CDS encoding IS1595 family transposase, with the protein MKLPKTLQEAIHYFADPDRCLDLLVAMRWPNGPVCPRCNSMRYGFLKSRSVWQCKECRKQYTAKLGTIFEDSPIPLEKWFCALWLLVNAKNGISSYEVARALGVTQKTAWFMMHRLRLALQKGSLDRKLMGDVEVDETYIGGEARNMHRDKQIKMKRQEGFLRKAVVVGMLERKGEVRAEVINRATSDWLKSMIKKHIVPGSNLYSDQWRGYLNAGKEYAHKVINHAEAYVQGNIHTNSIESFWSLLKRGIKGTYVSVEPFHLFRYLDEQSFRFNTRKDNDQGRFMAALSSVQGKRVDYKELIGQTTC; encoded by the coding sequence ATGAAGCTCCCAAAGACTCTCCAAGAAGCCATTCACTACTTCGCTGATCCTGACCGCTGTTTGGATCTGCTGGTGGCTATGCGCTGGCCGAATGGTCCAGTCTGCCCACGCTGTAACTCTATGCGGTATGGCTTTTTGAAGTCTCGCTCGGTGTGGCAATGCAAAGAGTGTCGCAAGCAATACACTGCGAAGCTTGGAACGATTTTTGAGGATAGTCCCATTCCGCTTGAGAAGTGGTTCTGTGCGTTGTGGTTGCTCGTCAATGCCAAGAATGGCATCAGTTCCTATGAGGTTGCTCGGGCACTTGGTGTCACTCAGAAAACTGCATGGTTCATGATGCATCGGCTCCGCTTGGCCTTGCAGAAAGGCTCTCTTGACCGCAAGCTCATGGGCGATGTGGAAGTCGATGAGACTTACATTGGTGGGGAAGCTCGAAACATGCATAGAGACAAACAAATCAAGATGAAACGGCAAGAGGGATTTCTTCGCAAGGCGGTCGTCGTCGGGATGCTGGAGCGAAAAGGAGAAGTTCGTGCTGAAGTCATTAATCGGGCAACTAGTGATTGGCTGAAGTCGATGATTAAGAAACATATCGTTCCTGGCTCAAATCTCTATAGCGATCAGTGGCGCGGGTATCTGAATGCCGGAAAAGAATATGCCCATAAGGTCATTAATCATGCGGAAGCCTATGTGCAAGGAAATATCCATACCAATAGTATTGAAAGTTTTTGGAGTTTGTTGAAACGTGGCATCAAGGGCACTTATGTGAGTGTTGAGCCGTTCCATTTGTTCCGCTATCTCGATGAACAATCCTTCCGCTTCAATACTCGCAAAGACAATGACCAGGGCCGATTCATGGCTGCGCTCTCCTCTGTGCAGGGAAAGCGCGTTGACTATAAGGAATTGATTGGTCAAACGACGTGCTAA
- the modA gene encoding molybdate ABC transporter substrate-binding protein encodes MGVRKISLAVTVIIGLAGVVATQDLARAEALTVGAAHSLKAPFQEILPIFEKEYGVKVDVVYGPSQMLRRQIEQGAPIDVFLPEAFEEVEKLHKKGLTLHGGPQIYAQTSLVLVMATASPATSISFHDVLPNKAIRVALVDPNTSALGEITARALAKLDPSYKNRSRLFHAEHSDDVVNLVGTGEAEVGIVYRVDAINSGQVRISDEAPVGRHMSVQFGHAVVWTCRNSSLSAAEQFFDFIMSPRIQKLLLKYGFDSVPANG; translated from the coding sequence GTGGGAGTTCGGAAGATCAGCTTGGCAGTGACTGTCATCATTGGACTCGCAGGTGTCGTTGCAACACAGGACCTTGCTCGGGCTGAAGCCCTGACAGTTGGGGCGGCCCATAGTTTGAAAGCTCCATTTCAGGAAATCCTGCCGATTTTCGAGAAAGAATATGGCGTGAAGGTGGATGTGGTGTATGGTCCGTCGCAAATGCTTCGTCGGCAGATTGAACAGGGAGCTCCGATTGATGTGTTCCTTCCTGAGGCGTTTGAGGAAGTTGAGAAATTGCATAAGAAGGGGCTGACTCTCCACGGAGGACCTCAGATTTATGCACAGACTTCTCTCGTGCTCGTTATGGCAACGGCCTCCCCGGCAACATCGATCTCCTTTCACGATGTGCTCCCCAACAAAGCAATCCGCGTCGCTCTCGTCGATCCTAATACATCAGCATTGGGAGAAATCACGGCCAGGGCCCTCGCAAAGCTCGACCCCTCGTATAAAAATCGTTCCCGCCTTTTTCACGCGGAGCATAGTGATGATGTCGTGAATCTGGTTGGGACAGGGGAGGCCGAGGTGGGCATCGTCTACCGCGTAGATGCGATCAACAGCGGACAAGTGCGCATCAGTGATGAAGCCCCGGTTGGAAGGCATATGTCGGTCCAGTTTGGGCATGCGGTGGTGTGGACCTGCCGGAACTCATCCCTGAGTGCCGCGGAACAGTTTTTCGATTTCATCATGAGTCCGCGCATACAAAAACTCCTGCTCAAGTACGGATTTGATTCTGTTCCAGCAAATGGGTAA